Proteins encoded together in one Microcebus murinus isolate Inina chromosome 16, M.murinus_Inina_mat1.0, whole genome shotgun sequence window:
- the LGALS7 gene encoding galectin-7, giving the protein MANRTSLPEGLRPGTVLRLRGFVPDKAGRFHVNLLCSEEQGADAALHFNPRLDESAVVFNSLEQGAWGREERGPGIPFQRGQPFEVLLIATDDGFKAVVGDAQFHHFRHRMPPARVRLVEVGGDVQLESLKIF; this is encoded by the exons ATGGCG AACAGGACCTCACTGCCCGAGGGCCTCCGCCCAGGCACCGTGCTCAGACTGCGAGGCTTCGTCCCTGACAAGGCTGGCAG GTTCCACGTGAACCTGCTGTGCAGCGAGGAGCAGGGCGCGGACGCGGCCCTGCACTTCAACCCGCGGCTGGACGAGTCCGCCGTCGTCTTCAACAGCCTGGAGCAGGGCGCCTGGGGCCGGGAGGAGCGCGGCCCGGGCATCCCCTTCCAGCGCGGGCAGCCCTTCGAGGTGCTGCTCATCGCCACGGACGACGGCTTCAAG GCCGTGGTCGGGGACGCGCAGTTCCACCACTTCCGCCACCGGATGCCGCCGGCGCGCGTGCGCCTGGTGGAGGTGGGCGGGGACGTGCAGCTGGAGTCGCTGAAGATCTTCTGA